The following proteins are encoded in a genomic region of Methylobacterium tardum:
- a CDS encoding M20 family metallopeptidase codes for MTRDAAIARATEAFDSGAFLALLREAVAMPTESQAPGQEAALRAYLDAFIAPLVARLGFDAPKIFPNPDGVHGPFLIAERHEGADLPTVLIYGHGDTVRGYPEQWREGLGPWEIVVEGDRWYGRGTADNKGQHVLNLAALEQVIAARGGRLGFNVKLLIEMGEESGSPGLRPFCREQAEALRSDVLIASDGPRLNGERPTLFLGSRGAYNFELSLNLREGPHHSGNWGGLLRNPGTVLASAIASMVDARGSILVDALRPPPIPDGVRAALADIRVGEDPTAPTIDSDWGEPGLTPAERVFAWNTLEVLAFKTGDPDGPLNAVPPHAKATLQLRFVVGTDWQNLIRNVRAHLDAHGFPMIEVRPARAAEVFQATRLPVEDPWVEWALESIEASSGKKPALLPNLGGSLPNDAFSEILGLPTLWVPHSYPACRQHGPDEHMLASGTREGLAIMAGLFWDLGEAGPDILRRRKARA; via the coding sequence ATGACGCGAGACGCCGCCATCGCGCGCGCCACAGAGGCCTTCGACTCGGGCGCGTTCCTCGCGCTCCTGCGGGAGGCCGTGGCGATGCCCACCGAGAGCCAAGCCCCCGGCCAGGAGGCGGCGCTCCGCGCCTATCTCGACGCCTTCATCGCGCCGCTGGTCGCCCGCCTCGGCTTCGACGCGCCGAAGATCTTCCCGAACCCCGATGGGGTGCACGGCCCGTTCCTGATCGCCGAGCGTCACGAGGGCGCGGACCTGCCGACCGTGCTGATCTACGGCCACGGCGACACGGTGCGGGGCTATCCCGAGCAGTGGCGGGAAGGACTCGGGCCCTGGGAGATCGTGGTCGAGGGCGACCGTTGGTACGGGCGCGGCACCGCCGACAACAAGGGCCAGCACGTCCTCAACCTCGCCGCCCTGGAGCAGGTGATCGCGGCCCGCGGGGGCCGTCTCGGCTTCAACGTGAAGCTGCTGATCGAGATGGGTGAGGAATCGGGCTCCCCGGGCCTGCGGCCGTTCTGCCGGGAGCAGGCCGAGGCCCTGCGCTCCGACGTGCTGATCGCCTCGGACGGCCCCCGCCTCAACGGCGAGCGCCCGACCCTCTTCCTGGGCTCCCGCGGCGCCTACAATTTCGAGCTCAGCCTGAACCTGCGGGAGGGTCCGCACCATTCCGGCAACTGGGGCGGGCTGCTGCGCAACCCCGGCACGGTGCTGGCCTCGGCGATTGCCTCGATGGTTGACGCGCGCGGCAGCATCCTGGTGGACGCCCTGCGGCCACCGCCGATCCCCGACGGCGTGCGCGCGGCGCTCGCCGACATCCGCGTCGGCGAGGACCCGACCGCGCCGACGATCGATTCCGACTGGGGCGAGCCGGGCCTGACGCCGGCCGAGCGGGTCTTCGCCTGGAACACGCTCGAGGTCCTGGCCTTCAAGACCGGCGACCCGGACGGGCCGCTCAACGCCGTGCCACCCCACGCCAAGGCAACCCTGCAGCTGCGCTTCGTGGTCGGCACCGACTGGCAGAACCTCATCCGGAACGTCCGCGCCCATCTCGACGCGCACGGCTTCCCGATGATCGAGGTCCGGCCGGCCCGCGCCGCGGAGGTGTTTCAGGCGACACGGCTGCCCGTGGAGGATCCGTGGGTCGAGTGGGCCCTCGAGTCGATCGAGGCGAGCTCCGGCAAGAAGCCGGCGCTGCTGCCCAATCTCGGCGGCTCGCTGCCGAACGACGCCTTCTCGGAGATCTTAGGCCTGCCGACCCTCTGGGTGCCGCATTCCTACCCGGCCTGCCGCCAGCACGGGCCCGACGAGCACATGCTCGCCTCCGGCACCCGCGAGGGCCTGGCGATCATGGCCGGCCTGTTCTGGGATCTCGGTGAGGCCGGACCCGACATCCTCCGCCGCCGCAAAGCGAGGGCCTGA